From Rubinisphaera margarita, a single genomic window includes:
- a CDS encoding COX15/CtaA family protein, with protein sequence MSTDVKTPSHWIHVFAVVTTALALLPIVLGAMTTTANAGMAFPNWPGSDEYSMLSYPWLSLLQDMGTNRESWDKFLEHGHRLAGVVIGIASIILAVLCLTKKSTRTLAWLGPIVLLAVIGQGLIGGFRVLERMPELAMLHGLFASIVFSMMAVTATIASPRWYNTEQLQTDRSLKGAKIASTFFFCYLIVQYALGGIIRHPVGVSRSPIHEHLGLGLLALVVVAVVSWMMFRTKVSWLKRGMLLVLFLVGLQVFLGLFAYAMKFGVPSMGIVAVAESTGQILSRTFHMITGVLVVGSTAVLTARTYRVARVQRPQASTT encoded by the coding sequence ATGAGTACCGACGTCAAAACCCCCAGCCACTGGATCCATGTCTTCGCCGTCGTCACGACGGCGCTGGCACTGCTTCCGATCGTGCTGGGCGCCATGACGACGACTGCAAACGCGGGCATGGCCTTCCCGAACTGGCCCGGCTCCGATGAATACAGCATGCTCAGCTATCCCTGGCTCTCACTGCTGCAGGATATGGGGACCAACCGCGAGAGTTGGGACAAGTTTCTGGAACATGGGCACCGTCTGGCGGGCGTGGTAATCGGCATCGCCTCGATCATCCTGGCCGTTCTCTGCCTGACGAAGAAGTCGACCCGCACACTCGCCTGGCTCGGTCCGATCGTGTTGCTGGCTGTGATCGGCCAGGGGCTCATCGGCGGCTTCCGCGTGCTCGAACGGATGCCCGAACTGGCGATGCTGCATGGGCTGTTCGCTTCGATCGTCTTTTCGATGATGGCCGTGACGGCGACGATCGCCTCGCCCCGCTGGTACAACACCGAACAACTGCAGACGGACCGTTCGCTCAAGGGGGCGAAGATCGCCTCGACGTTCTTCTTCTGTTACCTCATCGTTCAGTATGCACTCGGCGGCATTATCCGCCATCCGGTCGGCGTTTCGCGTTCCCCCATTCACGAACACCTCGGACTGGGCCTGCTGGCTCTGGTTGTCGTGGCTGTTGTCAGCTGGATGATGTTCCGCACCAAAGTGAGCTGGTTGAAGCGAGGCATGCTGCTCGTGCTGTTTCTTGTCGGGCTGCAGGTCTTCCTGGGACTGTTCGCCTACGCCATGAAGTTTGGCGTTCCCTCAATGGGAATCGTGGCCGTCGCCGAGTCGACCGGTCAGATTCTGTCCCGCACGTTCCACATGATTACGGGCGTGCTGGTTGTTGGCTCCACAGCCGTGTTGACCGCCCGCACGTATCGCGTGGCCCGGGTCCAGCGGCCTCAGGCGTCGACAACCTGA
- the cyoE gene encoding heme o synthase, with protein sequence MSQIPTPPQMPVEAIAVPAWKAKLTDYVELSKLRISIMVLATVTVGYLLGSRGDFQIITLLNALCGIGLVAAASSMFNQVYEKRTDALMQRTQNRPLPAGRITSTEAMIFGSICGLYGSLHLLLFVNPLTAVLTLATLVMYVGIYTPMKRFSSLCTTIGAIPGALPPVLGWAASGQSLTMDPLCLFAIMFVWQFPHFFAIAWMYREQYARAGLYMLPNQIPARTVTGLLAVAFAVLLIPVSLMSSYYGMTGPVYSVIATLLGVTYLGYSIRFALNETRPNARRLLFCSLFYLPIILTAFACSYLG encoded by the coding sequence GTGAGTCAGATTCCGACTCCCCCACAGATGCCGGTCGAGGCGATTGCCGTTCCTGCATGGAAGGCCAAGCTGACCGACTACGTCGAGCTCTCGAAGCTGCGAATTTCGATCATGGTGCTGGCCACCGTGACAGTCGGTTACCTGCTCGGCTCCCGGGGTGATTTTCAGATTATTACGCTCCTGAATGCCCTGTGTGGCATCGGCCTGGTCGCAGCTGCCTCGAGCATGTTCAATCAGGTTTACGAGAAGCGAACCGACGCTCTCATGCAGCGGACACAGAATCGTCCGCTGCCCGCCGGTCGCATCACGTCGACGGAAGCGATGATCTTCGGTTCGATCTGCGGCCTGTACGGCTCGCTGCATCTGCTGCTGTTCGTCAACCCGCTGACCGCCGTGCTGACGCTGGCGACTCTGGTGATGTACGTCGGCATCTACACACCGATGAAGCGGTTCAGTTCCCTCTGCACCACCATCGGAGCCATTCCGGGAGCGCTGCCTCCGGTTCTCGGCTGGGCCGCCTCGGGACAGTCGCTGACGATGGATCCGCTCTGCCTGTTCGCGATTATGTTCGTGTGGCAGTTCCCGCACTTTTTCGCCATCGCCTGGATGTACCGTGAGCAGTACGCCCGGGCTGGCCTGTACATGCTGCCGAATCAGATCCCGGCTCGCACCGTCACCGGACTGCTGGCCGTCGCGTTTGCCGTGCTGCTGATCCCGGTGAGTCTGATGTCGTCTTACTACGGCATGACCGGCCCGGTCTATTCCGTGATTGCGACACTCCTCGGCGTAACGTACCTTGGTTACTCGATCCGATTCGCCCTGAATGAAACCCGGCCGAACGCCCGGCGTTTGCTGTTCTGCTCGCTGTTTTATCTGCCGATCATCCTGACAGCCTTCGCCTGCAGTTATCTCGGATAA
- a CDS encoding cytochrome c oxidase subunit 3: MESSVAEHPAPPRMGLPIPNSKLAMWLFLGTEIMFFTGLIGSYIVLRFGSPGWPTDPEVTHINVFAGGVNTFVLICSSFLVVLAHDSIQRNNIRRTQLSLLGALLLGCLFLGIKSVEYKGKFDHDIIPGHIAENDAAAMLKVTRELQAAADAWTNDLMPEGEDTIFKKRSLIQQKLTEAGDNAPEDLVAWLDFANAIDKIREEVSGGRVTLHGEDSHGEEPHDHSESHAAATLEASLAEHGVAGGLDFLEADPRFAPHLENVHEPHPIKYGNLFASTYFFITGTHAVHVIIGMFLFLTVLIRGPWLKQSAATYIENIGLYWHFVDLVWIFLFPLIYII; the protein is encoded by the coding sequence ATGGAATCTTCTGTAGCCGAGCATCCCGCCCCGCCTCGGATGGGCCTGCCGATTCCCAACTCCAAGCTGGCCATGTGGCTGTTTCTCGGAACCGAGATCATGTTCTTCACCGGACTGATCGGTTCCTATATCGTGCTGCGATTTGGTTCGCCGGGCTGGCCGACCGATCCGGAAGTGACGCACATCAACGTCTTTGCCGGCGGCGTGAACACGTTCGTGCTGATCTGCTCCAGCTTCCTGGTCGTCCTCGCTCACGACTCGATTCAGCGGAACAACATCCGCCGGACGCAACTTTCGCTGCTGGGTGCGTTGCTGCTTGGCTGCCTGTTCCTTGGTATCAAATCGGTAGAGTACAAAGGCAAGTTCGATCACGACATTATCCCCGGTCATATCGCTGAGAACGATGCGGCGGCGATGCTGAAAGTCACGCGAGAACTCCAGGCCGCAGCCGACGCCTGGACGAACGACCTGATGCCCGAAGGCGAAGACACGATCTTCAAGAAGCGGTCGCTCATTCAACAGAAGCTGACCGAAGCCGGCGACAATGCTCCGGAGGATCTCGTCGCCTGGCTCGATTTCGCGAATGCCATCGACAAAATTCGCGAAGAAGTCTCCGGCGGACGGGTCACACTTCACGGCGAGGACTCGCACGGCGAAGAGCCTCACGATCATTCCGAATCGCATGCCGCCGCGACACTGGAAGCCTCACTGGCTGAGCATGGCGTCGCTGGCGGACTCGACTTCCTGGAAGCCGATCCCCGGTTCGCTCCGCATCTGGAGAATGTGCACGAGCCGCATCCGATCAAGTACGGAAACCTGTTCGCCTCGACCTACTTCTTCATCACCGGCACCCATGCCGTACACGTCATCATCGGGATGTTCCTGTTTCTGACCGTGCTGATCCGCGGCCCCTGGTTGAAGCAGTCGGCAGCCACATATATCGAGAACATTGGGCTCTACTGGCACTTCGTCGACCTGGTGTGGATCTTCCTGTTCCCGCTGATTTACATTATCTGA
- the folD gene encoding bifunctional methylenetetrahydrofolate dehydrogenase/methenyltetrahydrofolate cyclohydrolase FolD, whose translation MPATVIDGKGLAARLREQTKGEVESFTSSTGVQPHLVVVLVGEDPASQVYVRNKERACKAAGMQSTLHRLPNETTTEELLTLIDQLNNDAGVHGILVQLPLPKQIDEQSILDSVSPLKDVDAFHPENVGRIVQGRPRFLPCTPAGCMQLIGEVCESTAGMHAVVLGRSEIVGKPMGLLLMQRGADATVTICHSRTRDLPALTKQADILIAAIGKANFVTADMVKPGAIVIDVGINRVDDKLVGDVEYGPVAEVAGAITPVPGGVGPMTIANLLKNTLAAARIQQNA comes from the coding sequence ATGCCCGCCACTGTCATCGACGGGAAAGGCCTGGCTGCTCGTCTTCGCGAACAGACCAAAGGCGAAGTCGAGAGCTTCACCAGCTCCACCGGAGTGCAGCCGCATCTGGTTGTCGTGCTCGTCGGCGAAGATCCGGCCAGCCAGGTTTACGTCCGCAATAAGGAACGCGCCTGCAAAGCCGCCGGAATGCAAAGCACTCTGCATCGGCTTCCGAATGAAACCACAACTGAAGAACTGCTCACCCTGATCGACCAGCTAAACAACGACGCCGGCGTGCACGGCATTCTCGTTCAGCTCCCGTTGCCGAAGCAGATCGATGAGCAGTCGATCCTCGACTCGGTTTCACCGCTGAAGGACGTCGACGCGTTTCATCCCGAAAACGTCGGCCGCATCGTTCAGGGACGCCCCCGCTTTCTCCCCTGCACTCCAGCTGGATGCATGCAGCTGATCGGCGAAGTCTGTGAATCGACCGCCGGCATGCATGCCGTGGTGCTCGGCCGCAGCGAGATTGTCGGCAAGCCGATGGGCCTGTTGCTGATGCAGCGTGGAGCCGATGCCACAGTGACGATCTGCCACAGTCGCACCCGCGATCTCCCCGCTCTCACGAAGCAGGCCGATATTCTCATCGCGGCGATCGGCAAGGCGAACTTCGTCACCGCCGACATGGTCAAACCGGGAGCAATTGTGATCGACGTCGGAATCAATCGGGTCGATGACAAACTTGTGGGCGATGTCGAATACGGGCCCGTCGCGGAAGTCGCCGGAGCGATCACACCGGTTCCCGGAGGCGTCGGGCCAATGACGATCGCCAACCTGCTGAAAAACACGCTGGCCGCCGCTCGCATTCAGCAGAATGCTTGA
- a CDS encoding DUF1559 domain-containing protein yields the protein MGFSRRCRDLAASSRDTSCPTSSRWHSGGVNAVLADGSVRFISENIDSGDPSIPLPGSPGGPTSGPSPYGVWGALGTIAEGEVIGEF from the coding sequence CTGGGCTTCAGTAGACGATGCCGTGATCTCGCTGCGAGCAGCCGTGACACCAGCTGCCCGACATCCAGCCGTTGGCATTCCGGGGGCGTGAACGCTGTCCTGGCCGATGGAAGTGTGCGATTCATCAGCGAGAATATCGACTCCGGTGATCCGAGTATTCCTCTTCCCGGAAGCCCTGGCGGCCCTACGTCCGGCCCGAGCCCCTACGGCGTCTGGGGAGCGCTCGGCACGATTGCTGAAGGAGAAGTGATCGGAGAATTCTGA
- a CDS encoding SMI1/KNR4 family protein: MLEITEIQTRLEDQFLPLEPMLTGFRLLPSEVTQDDIEHFQHQLNTVLPEQFESMLRRFDFGRFTIGPIAFCNTGDFLAWLCENNQDGSANEYPWWGSGARPSDLLLIANSDPYAVLLNCKAGLVSVFKHGESWNDHMIVVADAFEPFIRGLGTTFLERNEQGGNSSLADEVSNEVGGGRGNAFWRWFAK, translated from the coding sequence ATGCTTGAAATTACAGAGATTCAGACTCGGCTGGAGGACCAGTTCCTTCCTCTTGAACCGATGTTGACAGGCTTTCGACTCTTACCCTCGGAAGTCACACAAGATGACATTGAGCATTTCCAGCATCAGTTGAATACCGTTCTTCCTGAACAATTCGAGTCGATGTTACGACGTTTCGACTTCGGTAGATTCACAATAGGGCCAATCGCTTTTTGCAACACGGGAGATTTCTTGGCTTGGCTCTGTGAGAACAATCAAGATGGTTCTGCAAATGAATATCCGTGGTGGGGTTCGGGAGCACGACCGAGCGACCTGCTCCTGATCGCAAACTCCGACCCTTACGCAGTGCTCTTGAATTGCAAGGCTGGCCTTGTGTCCGTGTTCAAACACGGTGAGTCATGGAATGACCACATGATTGTTGTGGCCGATGCATTTGAACCGTTCATTCGAGGTTTGGGCACAACGTTTCTGGAGAGGAATGAGCAGGGGGGTAATTCGTCTTTAGCAGACGAGGTGTCAAATGAAGTCGGCGGTGGGAGAGGCAATGCCTTTTGGCGTTGGTTTGCTAAATGA